One segment of Panicum virgatum strain AP13 chromosome 1K, P.virgatum_v5, whole genome shotgun sequence DNA contains the following:
- the LOC120701611 gene encoding 50S ribosomal protein L28-like isoform X2 gives MSFRAREMYKKVVRRVGGDGKLPAELMKSVKDMLPDSKVVMGRAKRGIFAGRHIQFGNKVSEDGGNKSRRSWKPNVQEKRLFSYIHDCHIRVKVTTQALRCIDKAGGIDEYLLKTPYNKMDTEMGIAWKAKIEKMYSELAEMEVGFFPPEEEAKIEQGFDEVRAAKRDFRREARRALAKQGQLELRSW, from the exons ATGTCGTTCCGGGCGCGGGAGATGTACAAGAAGGTGGTGCGGCGCGTGGGCGGCGACGGGAAGCTGCCGGCGGAGCTGATGAAGTCGGTGAAGGACATGCTCCCCGACAGCAAGGTCGTCATGGGGCGGGCAAAGCGCGGCATCTTCGCCGGCCGCCACATCCAGTTCGGGAACAAGGTCTCCGAGGACGGCGGCAACAA ATCAAGGCGATCATGGAAGCCAAATGTTCAAGAGAAGCGTCTCTTCAGCTATATTCATGACTGTCACATTAGAGTTAAGGTTACCACACAGGCACTTCGGTGCATTGACAAAGCTGGTGGTATAGATGAATACCTCCTGAAGACACCTTACAACAAAATGGATACTGAGATGGGGATAGCGTGGAAAGCAAAGATTGAAAAGATGTATTCAGAGCTTGCTGAAATGGAAGTAGGCTTTTTCCCTCCTGAAGAAGAGGCTAAAATTGAACAGGGCTTTGACGAGGTCCGTGCTGCCAAGAGAGACTTCCGTAGGGAAGCAAGAAGAGCTTTGGCAAAGCAAGGGCAGTTAGAACTTAGAAGCTGGTAA